In Halichondria panicea chromosome 9, odHalPani1.1, whole genome shotgun sequence, a genomic segment contains:
- the LOC135341358 gene encoding E3 SUMO-protein ligase RanBP2-like: MVLSKEQVKSHIAGVESRISDPLELKHHGYEFAKLLYQVKEYDSAVIYLANFISVNGRDPRAHKLMGHLCNATAENGKAIAHYKRSLELKRGQRDVIEALVSVYLKLEKPPVDSLKECLQHIEAIGQSHPLIVPLCEKIQSLEGGFSMEKVIKKALAVNTNDVNLHIRLVKLYCQSGKSQEAFYYCEDLYRAGQLTDSLQWQLFALTIAEDYYENLRAKGVRDGVETLEILVTLLEFTTTLFNLLACPSSDLDDSAALLLKFDKVLCASGQMLSVLPPSALPLFQMALKQLCAQLYFMAGRYLFLLAWQQRQSLLSSITVASIMGVMCMLSSMKAPPWDLEQYRTLDKRTHLRLRTWYNTACARTSITGRHLMLIEAAKGKLFFESLPKIAMEMGGKLHLIKILFGGTNRKFKAKFGSRDIKFSLQESFLSNDGTFLTLPVLPSAQELENYDRECIAQERQLCNLLWRCLAYKALNKQPFLFLWMGRMFNDLRLDTPSLDSTEPSTLCVLDIEAFLAHLLTEYSERLTSPQLFSVPTMTAVNLTTALVSCLPVCLSLKNPHQHYWTALLTFLLGKLSAQDAASVKKVVREFLSFVRGSSPLQLSLEHLTSLARHFKKRAELETDGGDDRDVIMMLLKRSCHYWAIVEHILSPSSDSSQSELLSEARMTIANEALYRQDMSRALRLYSRVKTAPSAWNQSEVYLHLAVMSGQADTREKVDSRLDNLQKAADALDLAITRLTPEHEIKNLRQKFLLKRDNIQDLLGETKKSPLACALDYEEESPSLPRRFSSTPANTKTPPLSQITSPFTDQSRKHEQKLSEMASQLEKLQAEMDLIKSRTTHTNNQSQMSPQGFTMYPGMQSHGQTNLSYGPRLMSPAPNYDPHFRGQLSPQGLGQQWLPGQQPLFHEQISPRQTSPLNMFQLQPNRMAMFSQQQSPPPLAVPQPNNSFQGVATGIQTLTTPPRLFAPQSPINRPPQSVEALTTPPRFFAPRSPINRSPQSVETTFTTPPRPFAPRSPINRSPQSVETFTTPPRPFAPRSPINRSPQSVETPRPFAPRSPINIPPLTLPQHLLSHSFVPAIGGPQLISPSTKPVSLGAASNADTMPTTNEQVVSTTPKLVQNRLFLTPKFQPPVLAHPLPSVQATGLGNLLPSQQPLPVKNPALPFTVSATSPKNDDVTTSGHKSGMKRTASGFGVLGSQSFSFTAPVSFTFGQTTSSASQLPVFGTKTVDKPVTFGQTTSSASQLPVFGTKTVDKPVTFGQTTSSASQLPVFGTTTVDGTDKPVTTTKEPSSIFPKPYSFPMNNQPPPSIIPACTSSEPTFTVPSFSMNPTTSSPSATLAKTSQPFSILGNSSLLSFANFSPTQSPVVTSVQTETIATSKAPILSSLLSKNVTGSQPSTAAIGGGLIPKETPKTHSDSIFSTIGASIFSSKSNDAEQDQEDNSDAHDTSNNVDYSIVSLPELDNIQSGEENEEALFVERAKLFRFHNSEWKDKGLGEMKVLKHRSTGKIRLLMRRDQILKICCNHYVVPAMKFKYLQDSKRMLCWFTNAEFSDEEIKSEKLAIKFKTDEIATKFKQTVEFAVEELSKTDTSNESNNSTQELERDTKQLGQTSSDIRGRLAPPKGSWSCDVCLITNKESANECVACSTKNPNSAAVSATSTSFGEGGTTSTATSLLFSESGGFKLSTGLSFGTTPAATTAPTGGFKLPLLSTATTAPTGGFKLTFPTTAPSGGFPTGGFKLSSTTTTNVTALSSGPTVGFPLSSISTKPKPPDSGLSNFTPSKDVWSCDTCLLVNQKDSLKCVACESFKPMSTNKLLPSGKDATPFVGFKLPSNDRASFKTDASNESSNVMQELEHNTEQLAQTSSNIRERLAPPKGNWSCDVCLITNKESANECVACSTKNPNSSAVTTSFGKGGTFSTDIRGRLAPPKGSWSCNVCLVTNKESANECVACSTKNPNSSAATTSFGKGGTTATATSLFGENGGFKLSTGLSFGTTPAATTAPTGGFKMPLLSTATTAPTGLFNTPLLSTATTAPTGLFNMPLSTATTAPTGLFNMPLSTVTTAPTGLFNTPLLSTATTAPTGLFNMPLSTATTAPTGLFNMPLSTATTAPTGLFNTPLLSTATTAPTGLFNMPLSTATTAPTGLFNMPLSTATTAPTGVFQSGFAFSSFSFAATPQQDTEEAEDRESAQESDNSGSVTPDHHVSRSDPIDALSDGEEDSTDSVLFVAEEIPPPEKVELAKKYMLPITFYNYEKKALCPGCRGCTEDPPVLEQPGSPDPSPNLEASVDNPSETVLCEEGDKAVKNGAGVKQEDGPKETTIKAAFSFLSSDGKANSFSELASGGFQWSSGNSQGFSGAGRPVFGASSADRDGEVDPEAEVNITFKPLVTLPEVETKTGEEFDEALFSHRAKLYRFDSNVNQWKERGVGDIKITRNKTTNKTRIIMRRDLIKKLCCNHFINSVMDLTPNQGSDRSWVWYTPGDFSDGEARPEKLAVRFKYQETATEFKNVFDECKQLKVSPDPDLTTEKPEECEEGKSPVDPPTEVRSIVNERDIISDTSSNEESQDSVSEHDETDGDSITDDNSQPLGEDLRLKLAPPPGAWTCTGCLLSNTPSATHCVACGGAVREETAEVLSTPPLKLAPPPGAWTCTACLLSNTPSATHCVACGGAVREETAEVLSTPPLEAVKICSPDSSTNRNPLLRFPLVLSPVSSVPYVCPKPVPPLETTPLETENPLPITTATKKNNSHSQSEPILLEEPNTESQVDDNNQDYDIVFLYEDLPDLELIAKAKQLMLPPAFFLYEKKTPCSGCRGCRDESDLEDNNTHSESDASITQDPPEEATFAPAKQPPSPVEEPKESDLKDSSTHSESDASITQDPPEEATFAPAKQPPSPVEEPKESDLEDSSTHSESDASITQDPPEEATFAPAKQPPSPVEEPKESDLEDSSTHSESDASITQDPPEEATFAPAKQPPAKQPPSPVEEPKESNLEDSSTHSESDASITQDPPEEATFAPAKQPPSPVEEPKESNLEDSSTHSESDASITQDPPEEATFAPAKQPPSPVEEPKESDLEDSSTHSESDASITQDPPEEATFAPAKQPPSPVEEPKESNLEDSSTHSESDASITQDPPEEATFAPTKQPPSPVEEPKGFFSQTDRVSFSDLAPQTTSGFATATPGFQFQGAGKQLFAVRSADDGETNPEEEIDINFKPLVSLPKVAPTKSWDDEAGTLFTSRGKLFRFDDSINQWKERGVGDIKILQHAETGRCRILMRRDQILKICCNHNITAEMTLLPGNTDKSWVWFTQSDFTDEEPKKEKLAVRFKHVETAREFKEVFEQCVKRDTESDSA, encoded by the exons ATGGTCCTGAGCAAGGAGCAAGTCAAGAGCCACATTGCTGGGGTGGAGTCTCGCATCTCTGATCCACTAGAA CTAAAACATCATGGATATGAATTTGCCAAACTCCTCTATCAAGTAAAGGAATATGACAGTGCTGTGAT CTACTTGGCTAACTTTATCAGTGTAAATGGGCGAGATCCAAG GGCGCACAAGTTGATGGGTCACCTGTGTAATGCCACTGCTGAGAATGGGAAGGCCATTGCACACTACAAAAG GTCTCTAGAGCTGAAAAGAGGACAGAGAGATGTCATAGAAGCAC TGGTATCTGTGTACCTGAAGCTAGAGAAACCACCCGTTGATTCTCTCAAG GAGTGCTTGCAACACATTGAAGCCATTGGTCAGAGTCACCCACTCATTGTCCCTCTTTGC GAGAAAATTCAATCCTTAGAGGGAGGCTTTTCCATGGAGAAGGTTATCAAGAAAGcactg GCAGTGAATACGAACGATGTTAACTTGCACATTCGACTAGTCAAACTGTACTGCCAATCTG GTAAGAGTCAGGAAGCGTTCTATTACTGTGAGGATCTCTACCGGGCTGGCCAGCTTACTGACTCATTGCAGTGGCAGCTGTTTGCCCTGACAATTGCAGAG GATTATTATGAGAACTTAAGAGCAAAAG gtgttaGAGATGGTGTTGAAACGCTGGAAATTTTAGTCACCCTGTTGGAGTTCACTACGACTCTCTTTAATCTTCTAGCCTGTCCCAGCAGTGACCTGGACGACAGTGCAGCTCTACTCCTCAA GTTTGACAAGGTGCTATGTGCCTCTGGACAGATGCTGAGCGTGCTTCCTCCATCGGCTCTCCCCCTCTTCCAAATGGCCCTCAAGCAACTCTGTGCCCAGCTGTACTTCATGGCTGGCCGCTATCTCTTTCTATTGGCATGGCAACAGAGACAGTCCCTCCTGAGCTCTATCACTGTTGCGTCCATT ATGGGGGTGATGTGCATGCTGTCATCGATGAAAGCCCCTCCCTGGGACCTGGAACAATACCGGACACTGGACAAGAGGACACACCTCCGACTGAGGACGTGGTACAACACAGCCTGTGCCAGGACAAGCATTACAG GTCGGCACTTGATGCTAATAGAGGCAGCTAAAGGAAAGCTCTTCTTTGAAAGTTTACCCAAAATTGCTATGGAAATG GGCGGGAAGCTGCACCTGATCAAGATTCTGTTTGGAGGGACCAATAGG AAATTTAAAGCCAAGTTTGGATCAAGAGACATCAAGTTCTCTCTCCAAGAG TCGTTTCTCTCTAATGATGGCACGTTCCTCACACTTCCTGTCTTGCCTTCTGCTCAAGAGTTGGAAAATTATGACAGAG AATGCATTGCCCAGGAGAGGCAGCTGTGCAATTTGCTGTGGCGTTGCCTTGCCTACAAGGCTCTGAACAAACAACCATTTT TGTTCTTGTGGATGGGGAGAATGTTCAATGATCTGCGACTGGACACACCCTCCCTCGACTCCACTGAGCCTTCCACTCTCTGTGTGCTCGACATTGAG GCTTTTCTGGCCCACCTGTTAACTGAGTACAGTGAGCGCCTGACGTCACCCCAGCTGTTCAGTGTACCTACCATGACAGCAGTCAACCTGACGACTGCCCTCGTCTCTTGTCTACCCGTCTGCCTCAGCCTCAAAAACCCACACCAGCACTACTGGACTGCCTTACTCACCTTCCTGCTCGGAAAGCTCAG TGCTCAAGATGCAGCTAGTGTGAAGAAGGTGGTGAGGGAGTTCCTGAGTTTCGTGCGAGGGAGTAGTCCTCTTCAGCTCAGTCTGGAACACCTCACCTCACTTGCCAGGCATTTCAAGAAGagg GCTGAACTAGAAACTGATGGTGGGGACGACCGCGACGTTATAATG ATGTTGCTAAAGCGGAGCTGTCACTACTGGGCGATCGTAGAACACATTCTGAGTCCCTCTTCCGACTCTAGCCAGTCAGAACTACTTTCCGAGGCACGGATGACGATTGCAAATGAAGCGCTGTATAGGCAAGACATGAGCAGGGCACTCAGGCTGTACTCGAGAGTGAAGACAGCTCCCTCGGCTTGGAACCAATCTGAG GTATACCTTCATCTTGCTGTCATGTCCGGTCAAGCAGACACTCGGGAGAAGGTGGACTCACGACTCGACAATCTTCAGAAGGCAGCTGATGCTCTGGACCTGGCTATTACTCGGTTGACTCCAGAGCACGAAATTAAG AATTTACGACAGAAGTTCTTGTTAAAAAGAGACAATATACAGGATCTCCTTGGAGAAACAAAGAAGTCTCCTT TGGCGTGTGCTCTCGACTATGAAGAGGAGAGCCCGAGTCTCCCTCGTCGTTTCTCGTCCACCCCGGCCAACACAAAGACCCCGCCTCTCAGTCAAATAACCTCCCCCTTCACTGATCAGAGTCGCAAACACGAACAAAAATTATCAGAAATGGCCTCTCAGCTTGAGAAACTACAG GCTGAAATGGATCTGATAAAATCTCGAACGACTCACACAAACAATCAATCGCAAATGTCTCCCCAAGGCTTTACGATGTATCCAGGCATGCAGTCACACGGTCAAACCAACTTATCGTATGGGCCTCGACTAATGTCACCTGCTCCAAATTATGATCCTCATTTCCGAGGGCAGCTATCTCCTCAAGGGCTGGGTCAGCAGTGGTTGCCAGGACAGCAGCCTCTCTTTCACGAGCAGATCTCTCCTCGTCAGACCTCTCCTCTAAACATGTTTCAGCTGCAACCTAACCGAATGGCAATGTTCTCACAGCAGCAATCACCTCCACCACTAGCTGTCCCTCAACCTAACAACAGCTTCCAAGGGGTTGCCACTGGAATACAGACGCTCACTACTCCACCACGTCTATTTGCCCCCCAAAGTCCGATCAACAGACCCCCACAATCTGTTGAGGCGCTCACTACTCCACCACGTTTCTTTGCCCCCCGAAGTCCGATCAACAGATCCCCACAATCTGTTGAGACGACGTTCACTACTCCACCACGTCCCTTTGCCCCCCGAAGTCCGATCAACAGATCCCCACAATCTGTTGAGACGTTCACTACTCCACCACGTCCCTTTGCCCCCCGAAGTCCGATCAACAGATCCCCACAATCTGTTGAGACGCCACGTCCCTTTGCCCCCCGAAGTCCGATCAACATACCCCCACTAACTCTGCCTCAGCACCTTCTGTCTCACTCCTTTGTACCCGCTATCGGTGGACCGCAATTAATTAGTCCAAGTACCAAGCCTGTATCCCTTGGAGCTGCAAGTAATGCCGATACCATGCCAACCACTAACGAGCAAGTTGTGTCGACTACACCAAAATTAGTACAAAACAGATTGTTTTTAACGCCCAAGTTTCAGCCACCTGTACTGGCCCACCCCTTGCCCAGTGTACAGGCCACAGGTTTGGGTAATCTGTTGCCATCTCAACAGCCGCTACCTGTCAAAAATCCTGCTCTCCCATTTACTGTGTCAGCAACGTCTCCAAAAAATGATGATGTCACTACTAGTGGGCATAAATCGGGAATGAAACGAACAGCGTCAGGTTTTGGTGTTTTAGGGTCACAATCGTTTTCATTTACAGCACCAGTGTCGTTTACGTTTGGTCAAACCACGTCCTCGGCCTCTCAATTGCCTGTATTTGGCACGAAAACAGTTGATAAACCTGTCACGTTTGGTCAAACCACGTCCTCGGCCTCTCAATTGCCTGTATTTGGCACGAAAACAGTTGATAAACCTGTCACGTTTGGTCAAACCACGTCCTCGGCCTCTCAATTGCCTGTATTTGGCACGACAACAGTTGATGGTACTGATAAACCTGTCACCACAACTAAGGAACCGTCTTCTATTTTCCCTAAACCGTACAGTTTTCCGATGAACAATCAGCCTCCGCCATCAATTATTCCTGcatgtacctcctctgagcctACTTTCACTGTGCCCAGCTTCTCTATGAATCCCACTACCTCATCTCCGTCGGCAACATTGGCTAAAACAAGTCAGCCATTTTCAATTCTGGGAAACAGCTCTCTATTGAGTTTTGCGAATTTTTCACCGACTCAGTCACCTGTTGTAACGAGTGTGCAGACAGAAACCATAGCAACCTCAAAAGCCCCGATTTTGTCCTCTCTTTTATCCAAAAATGTTACAGGCAGTCAACCTTCTACAGCCGCCATTGGTGGAGGACTTATCCCGAAAGAAACACCAAAAACACACAGTGACTCTATTTTCAGCACCATCGGTGCCTCGATATTCTCAAGCAAGTCTAACGATGCGGAACAAGATCAAGAAGATAACAGTGATGCACATGACACGAGTAATAATGTTGACTATTCGATTGTCTCCCTGCCCGAACTTGATAATATACAGAGTGGTGAAGAGAACGAAGAGGCACTGTTCGTTGAGAGAGCAAAGCTGTTTCGATTCCACAACAGTGAATGGAAGGACAAGGGCCTCGGCGAGATGAAAGTACTCAAGCACCGAAGCACGGGAAAAATTCGATTGTTAATGAGAAGAGATCAGATTCTGAAAATTTGTTGTAATCACTATGTTGTGCCTGCCATGAAATTCAAATATTTGCAAGACAGTAAACGTATGTTGTGTTGGTTTACCAATGCCGAATTTTCCGATGAGGAGATCAAATCTGAAAAACTAGCCATCAAGTTCAAAACTGATGAGATCGCTACAAAGTTCAAACAGACTGTTGAATTTGCCGTTGAAGAACTCAGCAAAACCGATACCAGTAATGAGAGCAATAATTCAACGCAGGAACTGGAACGTGACACTAAACAACTGGGCCAGACGAGCTCTGATATTCGTGGACGCCTCGCTCCCCCCAAAGGCagctggtcatgtgatgtatgTCTAATCACTAATAAAGAATCAGCAAATGAATGTGTGGCATGCTCGACCAAGAATCCAAACTCTGCTGCTGTAAGTGCAACCTCAACATCATTCGGTGAAGGAGGAACTACCTCTACTGCTACCTCATTATTGTTTAGTGAAAGTGGAGGATTTAAGTTGTCTACTGGTCTTTCATTTGGCACCACTCCTGCTGCTACTACGGCACCAACTGGTGGGTTCAAACTTCCCCTTCTGAGTACTGCTACTACGGCCCCAACTGGTGGGTTCAAACTGACTTTTCCAACCACGGCCCCAAGTGGTGGATTCCCAACTGGTGGGTTCAAACTGTCAAGTACCACCACAACCAATGTTACTGCTCTGTCCAGTGGGCCCACAGTCGGCTTCCCTCTCAGCAGTATATCAACAAAACCAAAACCTCCTGATTCTGGACTGTCAAACTTCACCCCTTCAAAAGACGTCTGGTCATGTGACACTTGTTTATTAGTTAACCAAAAGGACTCGTTGaagtgtgtagcttgtgaatcCTTTAAACCGATGAGTACTAACAAATTATTGCCCTCTGGAAAAGATGCTACTCCATTTGTTGGATTTAAACTACCATCTAATGACAGAGCTAGTTTCAAAACTGATGCCAGTAATGAGAGCAGTAATGTGATGCAGGAACTAGAACATAACACTGAACAATTAGCCCAGACGAGCTCTAATATTCGTGAACGCCTCGCTCCCCCCAAAGGCAactggtcatgtgatgtatgTCTAATCACTAATAAAGAATCAGCAAATGAATGTGTGGCATGCTCGACCAAGAATCCAAACTCTTCTGCTGTTACGACATCATTTGGTAAAGGAGGAACGTTTAGCACTGATATTCGTGGACGCCTAGCTCCCCCCAAAGGTAGCTGGTCATGTAATGTGTGTCTAGTCACTAATAAAGAATCAGCAAATGAATGTGTGGCATGCTCGACCAAGAATCCAAACTCTTCTGCTGCTACGACATCATTTGGTAAAGGAGGAACTACCGCTACCGCTACCTCCTTATTTGGTGAAAATGGAGGATTTAAATTGTCTACTGGACTTTCATTTGGCACCACTCCTGCTGCTACTACGGCACCAACTGGTGGGTTCAAAATGCCCCTTCTGAGTACTGCTACTACGGCCCCAACTGGTTTGTTCAACACGCCCCTTCTGAGTACTGCTACTACGGCCCCAACTGGTTTGTTCAACATGCCCCTGAGTACTGCTACTACGGCCCCAACTGGTTTGTTCAACATGCCCCTGAGTACTGTTACTACGGCTCCAACTGGTTTGTTCAACACACCCCTTTTGAGTACTGCTACTACGGCACCAACTGGTTTGTTCAACATGCCCCTGAGTACTGCTACTACGGCCCCAACTGGTTTGTTCAACATGCCCCTGAGTACTGCTACTACGGCCCCAACTGGTTTGTTCAACACGCCCCTTCTGAGTACTGCTACTACGGCACCAACTGGTTTGTTCAACATGCCCCTGAGTACTGCTACTACGGCCCCAACTGGTTTGTTCAACATGCCCCTGAGTACTGCTACTACGGCACCAACTGGTGTGTTTCAATCAGGATTTGCCTTTTCTAGCTTCTCGTTTGCCGCCACCCCCCAGCAAGACACTGAGGAAGCCGAAGATAGAGAATCAGCTCAAGAATCAGATAATAGTGGATCGGTGACACCAGACCATCATGTTTCTAGAAGCGATCCCATTGATGCACTGTCAGACGGAGAGGAAGATTCCACAGATAGTGTCCTCTTTGTAGCAGAAGAAATCCCACCTCCCGAGAAAGTGGAACTTGCAAAGAAATATATGCTCCCTATCACCTTCTACAACTATGAGAAGAAGGCACTTTGCCCTGGATGTAGAGGATGCACGGAAGACCCACCTGTTCTGGAGCAGCCCGGCAGTCCAGACCCCTCCCCTAACTTAGAGGCCAGTGTGGATAATCCTAGCGAGACTGTGTTGTGTGAAGAAGGCGATAAAGCGGTCAAAAACGGCGCTGGTGTGAAGCAAGAAGATGGACCTAAAGAAACAACGATTAAGGCTGCTTTCTCGTTTCTCTCTTCTGACGGCAAAGCAAATTCTTTTTCAGAGTTAGCATCAGGTGGTTTTCAATGGTCTAGTGGTAATAGTCAAGGCTTTTCAGGTGCTGGTAGACCTGTATTTGGTGCTAGCTCGGCTGACAGAGATGGAGAAGTTGACCCTGAAGCGGAAGTGAATATTACGTTCAAACCACTAGTGACTTTACCAGAAGTAGAGACAAAGACAGGGGAAGAGTTCGATGAAGCTTTGTTTTCTCACCGAGCAAAACTGTATCGTTTCGACTCAAACGTGAATCAGTGGAAGGAGAGGGGTGTTGGTGATATAAAGATCACGAGAAACAAAACCACTAACAAAACCAGAATTATCATGAGGAGAGATCTGATCAAAAAACTTTGTTGCAATCATTTCATCAATTCTGTTATGGACTTGACTCCCAACCAAGGCAGTGACAGGTCGTGGGTGTGGTATACCCCTGGTGATTTCTCCGATGGGGAGGCTAGGCCCGAGAAACTAGCTGTGCGATTCAAGTATCAAGAAACAGCAACTGAATTCAAGAACGTGTTTGATGAATGCAAACAACTCAAAGTGTCCCCTGACCCTGACTTGACTACCGAGAAACCAGAGGAATGCGAGGAGGGAAAGTCCCCTGTTGATCCTCCAACTGAAGTGAGGTCCATTGTAAACGAACGAGATATTATATCTGATACCAGCTCAAACGAAGAATCCCAAGACAGTGTGTCGGAGCATGATGAAACAGACGGAGACTCAATTACTGATGATAACAGTCAACCCCTAGGGGAAGACTTACGACTGAaactagcccctccccctggaGCCTGGACGTGTACCGGTTGTTTGTTGTCTAACACACCATCTGCTACCCACTGTGTGGCTTGTGGTGGTGCTGTTCGAGAGGAGACTGCCGAGGTATTATCAACTCCTCCATTGAaactagcccctccccctggaGCCTGGACGTGCACTGCTTGTTTGTTGTCTAACACACCATCTGCTACCCACTGTGTGGCCTGTGGTGGTGCTGTTCGAGAGGAGACTGCCGAGGTATTATCAACTCCTCCATTGGAAGCTGTTAAGATATGCTCGCCTGATAGCTCAACCAATCGCAACCCTCTTTTGAGATTTCCTCTAGTTCTGTCACCTGTGAGTTCAGTCCCCTACGTCTGCCCCAAACCAGTGCCACCATTGGAAACGACCCCATTGGAAACAGAGAACCCTTTACCAATAACAACTGCTACAAAGAAAAACAATAGCCACTCTCAAAGTGAGCCTATTTTATTGGAAGAGCCCAATACCGAATCTCAAGTTGATGATAACAATCAAGACTATGACATTGTGTTTTTGTATGAAGATTTACCTGACTTAGAACTTATAGCAAAGGCAAAGCAACTGATGTTGCCGCCAGCATTTTTCCTGTATGAAAAGAAGACTCCTTGCTCCGGGTGTAGGGGATGCAGAGATGAGAGTGACCTTGAAGacaacaacacacactcaGAAAGTGATGCTTCCATTACTCAAGACCCACCAGAGGAAGCCACCTTTGCTCCTGCCAAACAACCTCCTTCACCTGTCGAGGAACCAAAAGAAAGTGACCTTAAAGACAGCAGCACACACTCAGAAAGTGATGCTTCCATTACTCAAGACCCACCAGAGGAAGCCACCTTTGCTCCTGCCAAACAACCTCCTTCACCTGTCGAGGAACCAAAAGAAAGTGATCTTGAAGACAGCAGCACACACTCAGAAAGTGATGCTTCCATTACTCAAGACCCACCAGAGGAAGCCACCTTTGCTCCTGCCAAACAACCTCCTTCACCTGTCGAGGAACCAAAAGAAAGTGATCTTGAAGACAGCAGCACACACTCAGAAAGTGATGCTTCCATTACTCAAGACCCACCAGAGGAAGCCACCTTTGCTCCTGCCAAACAACCTCCTGCCAAACAACCTCCTTCACCGGTCGAGGAACCAAAAGAAAGTAACCTTGAAGACAGCAGCACACATTCAGAAAGTGATGCTTCCATTACTCAAGACCCACCAGAGGAAGCCACCTTTGCTCCTGCCAAACAACCTCCTTCACCTGTCGAGGAACCAAAAGAAAGTAACCTTGAAGACAGCAGCACACACTCAGAAAGTGATGCTTCCATTACTCAAGACCCACCAGAGGAAGCCACCTTTGCTCCTGCCAAACAACCTCCTTCACCTGTCGAGGAACCAAAAGAAAGTGATCTTGAAGACAGCAGCACACACTCAGAAAGTGATGCTTCCATTACTCAAGACCCACCAGAGGAAGCTACCTTTGCTCCTGCCAAACAACCTCCTTCACCTGTCGAGGAACCAAAAGAAAGTAACCTTGAAGACAGCAGCACACACTCAGAAAGTGATGCTTCCATTACTCAAGACCCACCAGAGGAAGCCACCTTTGCTCCTACCAAACAACCTCCTTCACCTGTCGAGGAACCAAAAGGATTTTTTTCACAAACAGATCGGGTGTCATTCTCAGACCTTGCCCCACAAACCACCTCTGGATTCGCGACAGCAACACCTGGCTTTCAGTTTCAAGGAGCTGGGAAACAGCTGTTTGCTGTACGAAGCGCGGATGATGGTGAAACCAATCCTGAAGAAGAAATTGACATCAATTTCAAGCCTCTGGTCTCCCTCCCTAAAGTGGCTCCAACCAAGTCCTGGGATGATGAGGCTGGTACTTTGTTTACAAGTCGTGGGAAGTTGTTCCGATTCGATGACTCTATCAACCAGTGGAAGGAAAGGGGAGTGGGTGATATCAAGATTCTGCAGCATGCCGAAACAGGTCGTTGTCGTATTTTGATGAGAAGAGATCAGATATTGAAGATTTGCTGCAATCATAACATCACTGCTGAGATGACACTGTTGCCGGGAAACACTGACAAGTCGTGGGTATGGTTTACGCAATCAGATTTCACTGATGAAGAGCCTAAGAAAGAGAAGTTAGCTGTTCGATTCAAGCATGTCGAAACAGCTAGAGAGTTTAAAGAAGTATTTGAACAATGTGTTAAGAGAGATACTGAATCAGACTCAGCGTAG